One genomic window of Candidatus Woesearchaeota archaeon includes the following:
- a CDS encoding AAA family ATPase, producing MKMLLKKISLKNIRSYKELEITFDEGSTLLSGDIGSGKTTILLAIEFALFGFIRGTISGSTLLRHGEREGIINLSFEIDNKNIEIQRTLKKTSVGIQQDSGYIIMDAEKTDLTAVELKSKILDLIGYPEDLLTKSKSLIFRYTVYTPQEEMKLILFENSDERLEKIRKLFDIDKYKRITENANLYAKELRNEIKLMELLVQGQEELKKEIKDLEDQIKQLQEQFEKTVIKELEMQEEDLRKEIEKIEQQEKLCDTIKNKIQMKKSELINNEKIIENLEEQNKEINKELEEIKSEPKPKIAEDNQQQSEREIKALEHTPEYYEKLKEENEKKLLLAKNKIAILENNAENAKQLILKIGSLQNCPTCNQKVTEEHKIHVESEQQAKITESEKQKHNYEKIILIAQTNLEKINKKLQDLREKRQEEQIQKIKLENWEKRQEKIIFLKEKQKQIQKKEEDQKISIVELKKILNEYVKQLQTIKIDEQMMLKNKQNLKELQQKIRQQEIVKAEIKQKIYGKREQKNQKQTELNKKQELSKNIQKQNKIHNWIKNHFINLVVNIEKHTLATIHQEFNQRFRDWFKTLIEDETIQAQLNDTFAPSINQNGYDTEIENLSGGEKTAVALAYRLALNKTINDYISNIKTKDIIILDEPTDGFSTDQLDKVRDVLEQLGSRQTIIVSHEPKMESFVENIIQIRKHDHTSEIV from the coding sequence ATGAAGATGCTCCTCAAAAAAATTTCTCTAAAAAATATAAGATCTTACAAAGAGTTAGAAATAACTTTTGATGAAGGTTCAACTTTATTGTCTGGAGATATAGGTTCTGGCAAAACAACTATTTTATTAGCAATAGAATTTGCATTATTTGGATTTATAAGAGGTACGATTTCAGGATCTACTCTTTTAAGACATGGTGAACGGGAAGGTATAATAAATTTAAGTTTTGAAATAGATAATAAAAATATAGAAATTCAAAGAACGTTGAAAAAAACAAGTGTGGGAATACAACAGGATTCTGGATACATAATTATGGATGCTGAAAAGACTGATCTGACTGCTGTGGAATTAAAATCAAAAATTCTAGATTTGATAGGTTATCCGGAAGATCTTCTCACAAAATCAAAATCTTTGATATTTAGGTATACAGTATATACTCCGCAAGAAGAAATGAAACTAATTCTTTTTGAAAATTCAGATGAAAGATTGGAAAAAATAAGGAAACTATTTGACATAGATAAATACAAAAGAATAACTGAAAATGCTAATTTGTACGCAAAAGAATTAAGGAATGAAATAAAATTGATGGAGCTTTTAGTCCAGGGTCAGGAAGAATTAAAAAAAGAAATAAAAGATTTAGAAGACCAGATAAAACAGCTCCAAGAACAATTTGAAAAAACAGTGATTAAAGAATTAGAAATGCAAGAAGAGGATTTAAGAAAAGAAATAGAAAAAATAGAACAACAAGAAAAATTATGCGATACAATAAAAAATAAAATACAGATGAAAAAATCAGAACTAATTAATAACGAAAAAATCATAGAGAACTTAGAAGAACAAAATAAAGAAATAAACAAAGAATTAGAAGAAATAAAATCAGAACCAAAACCGAAAATTGCAGAAGATAATCAACAACAATCAGAAAGAGAAATCAAAGCTTTAGAACATACTCCAGAGTACTACGAAAAGTTAAAAGAAGAAAACGAAAAAAAATTATTGCTAGCAAAAAATAAAATCGCAATCTTAGAAAACAACGCGGAAAATGCAAAGCAACTAATACTAAAAATAGGTTCCTTACAAAATTGTCCTACTTGCAACCAAAAAGTAACGGAAGAACATAAAATTCATGTTGAATCAGAACAGCAAGCAAAGATAACTGAATCAGAAAAACAAAAACATAACTACGAAAAGATAATTTTGATAGCCCAGACAAATCTGGAAAAAATAAATAAAAAATTACAGGATTTAAGAGAAAAAAGGCAAGAGGAACAAATACAAAAAATAAAACTAGAAAACTGGGAAAAAAGGCAAGAAAAAATAATTTTTCTAAAAGAAAAACAAAAACAGATCCAAAAGAAAGAGGAAGATCAAAAAATAAGTATCGTTGAACTAAAAAAAATCTTGAATGAATACGTTAAGCAACTTCAAACAATAAAAATAGATGAACAAATGATGTTAAAAAACAAACAGAATTTGAAGGAACTGCAACAAAAAATAAGACAACAAGAAATAGTTAAAGCGGAAATAAAACAAAAAATATATGGTAAACGAGAACAAAAGAATCAAAAACAAACAGAACTGAACAAAAAACAGGAACTTAGCAAAAATATACAAAAACAAAATAAAATACATAACTGGATAAAAAACCATTTTATCAATTTAGTCGTCAATATAGAAAAACACACATTAGCGACAATACACCAAGAATTCAATCAAAGATTTAGAGATTGGTTTAAAACTTTAATAGAAGATGAAACAATACAAGCGCAATTAAATGATACTTTTGCGCCAAGTATAAATCAAAACGGTTATGATACCGAAATAGAAAATTTAAGTGGTGGGGAAAAAACAGCAGTAGCATTAGCGTATAGATTAGCATTAAACAAAACAATAAACGATTATATAAGCAATATAAAAACAAAAGATATAATAATTTTAGATGAACCAACAGACGGGTTTAGCACAGATCAACTAGATAAAGTCCGAGATGTCCTTGAACAGTTAGGAAGCAGACAAACAATAATTGTAAGTCATGAACCAAAAATGGAAAGCTTTGTAGAAAACATAATACAGATAAGAAAGCATGATCACACATCAGAAATAGTTTAA